The Pedococcus dokdonensis region GTCGTGCTTGAACCGCGCCGCCATGTCCCACACGTAGAACGGGATGCCGAGCACGTCCGCGACGCGCCGTGCGTCACCGGCGTCCTCGATGGTGCAGCAGCCGCGGGCCGACTCGCGCAGCGTGGCAGCGCTCTGCGACAGGGCCAGGTGCACCCCGACCACCTCGTGGCCGGCGTCGAGCATCCGTCCTGCGGCGACAGCGGAGTCGACCCCGCCCGACATCGCGGCGACGACTCGCATCAGCCGGTCCACCCGGTGGCCCGGCGGGCGCGGTCGATGGCCCCGGGCAGTGCGGCCAGCACGGCATCGACGTCGGCGTCGGTGGACGTGTGGCCGAGGGTCAGCCGCAGGGCGCCCTTGGCCGACTCCTCGGGGATGCCCATCGCGAGCAGCACGTGCGACGGCTGCGGCACGCCCGCCTGGCACGCCGAGCCGGTCGAGCACTCCACGCCGGCGGCGTCGAGCAGGTAGAGCAACGAGTCGCCCTCGCAGCCCGGCACGAGCAGGTGGGCGTTGCCCGGCAGCCGGTGTATGCCGTCGCCGGCCTCCCACGCGCCGGTCACCGTGATGTCGTAGTCGAGGTCCACGGCCGACGAGACCAGCCGGTCGCGCAGGGCCAGGAGCCGAGGCGTCTCGGTGGGCTCCGACCGCACCGCCTCCTCCATGGCCACCGCGAAGGCGCGGATGGCGGGGACGTCGAGGGTGCCACTGCGGATCTGGCGCTCCTGTCCCCCGCCGAAGCTCTGCGGCACGACGACCGCGTCGCGGCGCACCAGGAGCGCACCCACCCCCAGCGGTCCACCGACCTTGTGGCCGGTGACCGTCATGAGGTCGGCCCCGGAGGCGGTGAAGTCGACCGGGAGGTGGCCGGCGGCCTGGACGGCGTCGGTGTGGAACGGCACCCCGAACTCGTGGGCCAGCGCGGCGATCTCGGCCACCGGCTGCACGGTGCCCACCTCGTTGTTGGCCCACATCACGGTGACCAGGGCGACGGAGTCGGGGTCCTCCTCGATCGCAGCACGCACGGCCCCGGTGGTGATGAACCCGGCCGGGTCGGGTTCGACCCAGGTGACCTTGGCGCCTTCGTGGCTGACCAGGTGCTCCACGCAGTCGAGGACGGCGTGGTGCTCGATCGAGCTGCAGACGATCCGGATGCGGGCCGGGTCGGACTCGCGCCTGGCCTCGAACGTCCCGGCCACGGCCAGGTTGTCCGACTCGGTGCCGCCCGAGGTGAAGACGACCTCGGACGGGCGAGCGCCCAGGGCCTTCGCCAGCCGCTCGCGAGACTCCTCGACGACCCGCCGGGCCATCCGCCCAGAGGTGTGCAGCGAGGAGGCGTTGCCGGTGGTGGCCAGCTGGTCGGCCATCGCCGCGATGGCCGACGGCAGCATCGGCGTGGTGGCGGCATGGTCGAGGTAGGC contains the following coding sequences:
- a CDS encoding cysteine desulfurase family protein yields the protein MTAYLDHAATTPMLPSAIAAMADQLATTGNASSLHTSGRMARRVVEESRERLAKALGARPSEVVFTSGGTESDNLAVAGTFEARRESDPARIRIVCSSIEHHAVLDCVEHLVSHEGAKVTWVEPDPAGFITTGAVRAAIEEDPDSVALVTVMWANNEVGTVQPVAEIAALAHEFGVPFHTDAVQAAGHLPVDFTASGADLMTVTGHKVGGPLGVGALLVRRDAVVVPQSFGGGQERQIRSGTLDVPAIRAFAVAMEEAVRSEPTETPRLLALRDRLVSSAVDLDYDITVTGAWEAGDGIHRLPGNAHLLVPGCEGDSLLYLLDAAGVECSTGSACQAGVPQPSHVLLAMGIPEESAKGALRLTLGHTSTDADVDAVLAALPGAIDRARRATGWTG